In one Oncorhynchus nerka isolate Pitt River linkage group LG7, Oner_Uvic_2.0, whole genome shotgun sequence genomic region, the following are encoded:
- the LOC115132275 gene encoding transcription factor E2F1-like, producing MSEALVSGQTSEDLLADFESLLNAGSIDLSENHQIVIISTPSNVGLNSAVPSNTGEILLFATPQGPADVVQDQRRPTLGRPPVKRKLDLDSDHQYVSTSRPPSLGRAPTSTPAPPRVPKPSTEKSRYDTSLNLTTKRFLDLLAQSPDGVVDLNWASQVLEVQKRRIYDITNVLEGIQLISKKSKNNIQWLGNRIDGASVSRYQDLQKEVSDLTQAEEKLDELITKCNLQLRLLTEDTQNKKLGYLMCQDLRKSFDSPDQLVMVIRAPPETQMQVSEPSEGYQVSLKSTQGPIDVFLCPEDISGVCSPVTGISPSKATYQIMPQPAEQPQCSSTQEMTSSTAASQQNSSPLPLFREAGAVLECYPFTNLGVLPEFDLSPLSSSDFLSGEGLGNPLDGFINLSPPQTHSYHFGLEEHEGITELFDSDFGDFTPLELGWRETPTEQE from the exons ATGTCAGAGGCACTCGTATCAGGTCAGACGTCGGAGGATCTTTTGGCAGACTTTGAGTCTCTTTTGAATGCTGGGAGTATTGACCTATCAGAGAACCACCAGATAGTCATAATTTCTACCCCCAGCAATGTGGGCTTAAACTCAGCTGTACCCAGCAACACTGGAGAGATCCTCTTGTTCGCTACCCCCCAAGGCCCTGCGGATGTGGTCCAGGACCAGCGACGGCCAACTCTGGGACGACCTCCG GTGAAGAGGAAGCTGGACTTGGACAGTGATCACCAGTATGTCAGCACCTCTCGCCCACCTTCTCTTGGGAGGGCCCCAACGTCCACACCAGCACCACCCAGAG TTCCAAAGCCTTCGACAGAGAAGTCTCGCTATGACACATCTTTGAACCTGACCACCAAGCGCTTCTTAGACCTGCTAGCCCAGTCTCCTGACGGGGTGGTGGACCTCAACTGGGCCTCACAGGTCCTGGAAGTGCAGAAGAGACGCATCTATGACATCACCAATGTCTTGGAGGGTATCCAGCTCATCTCCAAGAAATCAAAGAACAACATACAATGGCT GGGGAACCGCATTGATGGAGCGTCTGTTTCCCGTTACCAGGACCTACAGAAAGAGGTCTCTGATTTGACACAGGCTGAGGAGAAACTGGATGAGCTTATTACCAAGTGTAACCTCCAGCTCAGACTCCTCACTGAGGATACCCAGAACAAGAA GCTGGGTTATTTGATGTGCCAGGATCTACGGAAGTCTTTTGACTCTCCTGACCAGCTGGTGATGGTCATCAGAGCCCCTCCAGAGACCCAGATGCAAGTGTCAGAGCCCAGTGAG GGCTATCAGGTCTCCTTGAAGAGCACCCAGGGTCCCATTGATGTCTTCCTGTGTCCAGAGGACATTTCTGGTGTCTGCAGCCCAGTGACAGGCATCAGCCCTTCTAAAGCCACATACCAGATAATGCCCCAGCCTGCAGAACAACCACAGTGCAGTTCCACACAGGAAATGACATCGTCAACAGCTGCGTCCCAACAGAACTCCTCTCCACTGCCATTGTTTCGTGAAGCGG gagcAGTCCTGGAATGTTACCCGTTCACTAACTTGGGAGTGCTGCCAGAATTTGACCTTTCACCCTTGTCATCCTCTGACTTCCTCAGTGGGGAGGGCCTTGGTAACCCACTGGATGGGTTCATCAACCTGTCCCCTCCACAAACCCACAGCTACCACTTTGGCCTAGAGGAGCATGAGGGCATCACTGAACTGTTTGACTCTGACTTTGGAGACTTCACCCCACTAGAGTTGGGGTGGAGAGAAACACCCACAGAACAAGAATGA